From the Limanda limanda chromosome 7, fLimLim1.1, whole genome shotgun sequence genome, the window GGCTCGGGTGTAACCAGGAGGCAGCGCCGTCGAGCCCACGGCAGGGGAGGAGGTGACAGAGCGCATGTTCTCCTTCTGTCTGTTGAGACTCTTAGCCCAGCGCTCCATATCTTTGGCAATCTATTAAGACAAACACCAAGAAGTTTAATTTCGCAAGTTAAAATGATTCAACAGATGAAGATTACAAATTTTAGGTCATATTCAGCAAGTAgcagaaaactaaaaatgtttATGTTGATAACGTCCATGGTGTCATAGTTTGTTCATTTTGGTCACAAATGTATTATACTGTAAGGTATTGATGATTGATCTATCAATAATCAGAGTTTTTACAAATGTTCAATCCAAAAACTGAAGCAAACAAACATAGGTTAGTTTTCTCTATAATAGTGAAGTTCTTAATCTTGCGCAGTAATGCATGTTGTGATTTATTACCATACTAATAAACTGAATTGAAGTCAGTTTGAGTTTTTCTGGAAGTACTTGTGTCCAGTATGTAGAGTACTTGTACCTGTTGAGCAGTTTTACTCTTGGGCTTGTCTCTTTTCTCCTTGCTGCCAGGAGAAGCAAACAGTGAGTCTGACGGGGCCATGCCTTCACTCATTGAAGCTCCGTCTGCGTTCGACGGGCTGGCAGCAGGAATGTAGGTGTGTTTCTCTCCATCCCAGTACATGTAATGCTGACTGTGAGGGTTGAAGTAGTACTGCAAAGACGAAGGACACAAAAAGTAAGAACCAGACTGAAATTAAAGAAGAAGACGACTCATTCAAAAAAGTGCTGGGTGAACGTTCAGATTATGGTGCAATCCATCACTCTTTACCTGGGAGTTAGGATCATAGTAGAGGCCTGTGAATGGGTCGTAATAGTAGGCAGAGCTCTCATCGTACTGGTAGGTGGACACATCTGGCACAGCTACAATCAAAGACACAGGACATTGTTTTTACAATCTAGTCTTCTTAAACTGAACAGCACTAAATTCACTGAACAGCTCATATGAAGCCTTTTATGTCTTGGgtgtcaaaaaaacatttgggaCACCACTGGCTTagagaacagtggaaacacgTCTATGCTTTGTTATTTAAGGTCCACGTGACCAAGCAGTGACAATTAAGGAATTTGAATAGCTACAAACAGAGTACCTtggagtttttttatttttcagaatgGATTTCTAGTAAAATTGGTGGTAAGATGTGGTATGAACCAAGAATGCATTGAAATTTTAGCATTGAGTGTCATTACTTAAGTCTTGGTTAGAAGGCCTGAGCGAAACATCTATCAGAAAGGTATGCTCCATCTATTCAcagttttaaatgaaaatataaatgtagtGTTTCTAATTCTTGATCTTAATAATATGACTTGACACAAGAAGCCTTACGGTATTGCTGGAGCTCATGTTCAGTGCCTGGGGTTGCAGGTTGGCTGTGAGAAGCTGGCTGTGGTTTTCCCACTATTTCAACCTGCGGGGAGACAGAGCTCATAAAGCAAGAGGCTAATGGTTAAAATAACACCGGAAAAGGTAAGTAGGTCACGGTACAATACCTGTGTGGCTGAATTGGCGGAAGCTGTGGTGCTGAGAGCAGTTtgtgagtgactgagagactgCCGCAGAAGTGTTGATCCCAGTGTCACTGCCTCAGATGAAATGCCAGCTGCACGTGAACaagcacaaacaaaaaagttcaGTACATTGTTACACAGATCACAGGGTCAATATGCTTGGATACTTGGTGTATATAACACCTACCTGGGGCAGCTCCACCCGAGTACGTCCCCACCAGCGATGCTCCTACACTGAGTAAGGCAGGAACCCTGGCATCTGCCTGGGCCTTGAAAGTTGCACCATCTAGTCCAGAGTATTCATGCCCATCCTGATTGTATGTCACTGCTGACCCCTGCTGATACACTCCTGTATCTACACCCTGGCCTCCGCTTGATCCATTTTGAGCAGTCTGAGCATTGAGAGAATTTTTAGAAAATTTAgcaaacatacatatatataaaaaacaaacaagactaCACAGTGACAACAGCACATTTTGCAATTAAAGACGTGTTGTGCCGAAACATTTTCTTTGCTTGAGTCATTGAGAAAGTTTACCTGCGTCACAGCCCACTGTGCAGCTGCTATCGCTGTGCTGGCCACTGTAGCAGCACTCACTCTGCTCCCGTCAGTCAGGAACACGTCACTGGTAGAGAACAGAGAGTTTCAGTGAGTTTAGCTGGTGACCTTCATTTTATCATTATACAAACAGTATTAcactaacttttttttttaaagagaaaataaattgttttaggTCATCTCCTAGACAATTATTTCTGATCCAATTATTCACATGATCAATGTGAGTTTTTTTGTGACTAGAAATAACAATATAGTTTGTTGTGCAATATCAATCACATCCGGTGTTTTCTTTGCAGTGaagtttgggtgtgtgtgtgtgtgtttaccgtTTGGAGCCTTTGGCAAACTCCACCACAATCGCCTTGCCGTCGATAGAGAGAGGTGGCTGGAGAGCCTGTAAGATCTGGAGCAGCTGTGATGCCTCCTGGGAACAACATACAGAGACCTGTGAGTTTAGTGTGGGTGCACGTGTGTCAAATTGCCTGGGTCTATGTAGTTTTAGGATAACATttacaatatgttttatttatggatGACTCTAAACTGAATACATATTTAGTTAAAGAGTGAATGGAAAAGCTCATGTACATCCGTTTCTCACCACTATGGTAGAAAGCTGTAGAAAGGCAAACCCCCTGTTGAGATGCGTGTGCTTGTCCTTGATGAGGCGAATATTGGAAGGAGACAGTGTGGCAAATGGAGCCAAGGCAGATAAAATGGCTTCCACTGAAGTATGAGGGCCAAGGTTTCTTAGTATCAGAGCTGTTGAAAGAGAAGGTGAGAGAATATTAGATTTTTAAACCCACGATTTCCAGGTGTGTAGGATTTAGAGGCATTCACTGGTGAGGTTACACGTAGCAACCAACTCTAAATACCCCTCCTTTTTCCGACTCATACAGTGGCCTTCAGGTAACATGAAAGTGTGAAAGGTCCTCTCTAGAAGCAGTGTTTGAttatgagagacagagagagagaacttttTTGCATCAAGTTCCGGGACTATCATACAAAATCCACGCGATTCGTTTATAGAAATCAACCGCTTAGAGGTTTTGCCCCAGGACAAACGTGATCACCATAAGCACTTTCCTCTTTACTTTCTAAAAGGGCAAATAAATCGGTCCTTCGGTAAAataaacaagacatttaaaaaacggCAGGAGATGGACTTACTGTCATTTGCAACATCTGCCTGCTGTGCAGCTTGTCCTGGGGCGACAGTAGGACCAGAGGAATGGTAGGGTACTGGGAGGGGCAGTAAACCTTGAGCGCCGTCCTTTTGAAGCCCAAGAGGCAAATCCCTCGGCAACTGGGGCAACTTCAGCTCAGCCTCTGGGGAAAGACAACGTGTCATAGTATATTAGTGTGTGGTGGGAGGGAGCTTGTGTGATTGTAAAAGATAGATTAGGAAGCTATTTTTAAAACTCTACCTGATTTAGGAACACTGCATTTGAAgcacttttctctccttttaaagTTTTGCACACCGCACTGTTGAAATGATACACAAGCTCTTGTTAGAGGACTTCCTCGAAGAATGATCTGCTACAGTGACTCATAAACGTGCAAGCAAATGAGAATACAAATTTAGATTTCACGCAaaggtgtaaacacacacacacacacacacacacaaccttgttGCAGAGCCAGTCCTCGTTGGCACGCGGCTTTGGGTCGCTGAAGTGCATCGACACCCTCTGCCCCAGAATCATCAGCACTCCCTGAaagaacgagagagggaggaaggggaaaACAAAGAATGATTATCAGCGTTAATTAGGCTACTCATGCCAGAGAAAGGCCTCATCTCacaagagatgagagagaatgaaagggacgagagggacagagagaaagagagagaggagaattgaGGCTGAATGAGAGAGGACACCAGAGAATTGCAACCTTCAGCTTTAGGAAATTGGGACGGACTGAGATGGTGTATGTGTACTGTATGCGGTTGTGTCCATTTTTAAGGacacagtgtgtttttgttcaatTGTGTCATCCCTCCCCCCTATAGGGGAACCTTTTCTCATCTTTCCACACATCCCATCCCACTGTGACAACCTTCACCTCCCATATAGACAGTAACTGCTTCCTGCAGACGTAATAATGGTTGAGATGACCCAGatatgaaaagttaaaaaacaagaaaattagGTACTGTATTCATTCTGATTCAACATACAATATATCATGTGGAAAATTATATTCCTCCTGTCAATACTGGAGGTGATACTGTAAACTTAGGAGAAGAAGTGAGCACATATTGCTGAAGAAAGGGAAGCTTGTATTGGACGAATGAGTAAATGTGACTGGGAGGGTCCAGTTATGAAAACTATGTAGCTGGGCCCCAGACAGACAAGTGTCATGAATTTACCTTTATGTGTACAAAGTAGAAGGAAAAGGTGAACTTCCCTCTAAGGATACAGATCTATTTCTTTGAAAACATCAAACAGTATTGCATCATGTACATTTCACAGGGCACTAttttaactgtgtgtttgtcctgataTTAACCATTACGTCCCAttacatgtgtgtatatatatgtgtatgtgtgtatgtgtagggGGAGAGTGACCTGGTTGGTCTCCATCCAGCGGGTGGCCTCCTGTATGAGATTAAACTCGACGAAGGCGAATCCTCGGCTCTGACCTGGACACCGCCCAGCGCCATGGTTAccgaacaacaacaacaacaacataacaacaacGCAGTGAGGGGTTAGTGCTTCAGgtacagaggagagagagaccctgTATCAGCACTtataaaataagaaatcattgcttcctctctccctttgtAATAGCACATCTGACAGCCAGTTGGAGAGCCACTGTCACATTCTCTGCaaaggtgggaggaggagtgtCTCAGGGTCAAGGACagtgggagagggagggagagagagagaaaatcatATCCACTCATCAGTTTGAGTCTGAGCTCTTTTGCTGAATTTGAATGAAAACCAGGCaccaacagaacacacacacaaacacacagacacacacgtctaTCTGCTACAATGAGAGTCAGAGTAAACTACGTAGCAGAGTGGTGGAATGATTCTTCTTAAAAGCCATTTGTTACTTATGATTGacaacaaactgtgaaacatatttagttttacaaattaatattgctttaagttgttttttaaacaacacTGAACATGGAGTGGATTTACAAAAGTCaatattcaaacatttcaaactaaGTGACTTAAGTCTTAAAAACAGGGAGATGGTGATGAAGGAGTGAGAGAGGCAAAGCAGAGCAGGGGACTGTAAGTGTGACCGAGTCAGATACATATTACAGACAACCAGCGAGTTAGCAGTCTGTGTATGTTCAGGCagggttttttttaacttctgaatccaaaaaacaaaaaaatgaacaaaccaTATGTCAGAGTAGTAAACCAAGCAGCTTTTACTTTTTTCATTGTCAGAATCAAATGATGAAAAGGAGAAAACCAAATAGTTCCAACTTAATTTTGCCCTTTTGAACTGAAGGATTTAGAAAGGCAAACAGATGACACAGAAGTAATAGGAagtatttcaaaaaaataaaagccaagTGAGtctattaaaatataatattacatACGCACAGGACAGTGAATTTTTTTGGGATTTCCCCCATTTGATTCTTACAACAAAAAATGAGTTTCCCTTTTTTggtttttaacaaaaaaaattaaaaaaaagatgatatTGCAGTTTTTGGTTTCAAAGGCAAGTGAGACTGCGAAAAAAAGACAAGCTTTTCTCAGTGGTATGGATGACGTCCTCATAGCTGAGAGGACGCTGCAGAACTTCTATCCTGATGCTCATACACTCAGAAATAGCTACAACGacaaacacaatcaaacatGTTCTGCTTCTACTGTTCATTTCTCCACTGACACGGTTAGTTTAGACAGAGCAACATCCATGTGGTCAGACACACCTCACTTCAGGATAGATGAGGCAAGAATAGGGATAAAGACAGTAAGAGAGCCAAAGTGAGAAGGGAAATTAAAGCCATGGAGTGACGACCTTTAAAACTATATGCATGCATTCTTCTCTTATCAGCAAATCTAGACAGAGCTCTACTCTAAAGCGTGCATGGATGTTGTGTTGGCCTGAGGTCGAAAGCGAGGTTACAGACACCAGTCGACCAAGGACTCCAGGCAGGAATCTAAGCACCAGCCTGCATTTAGCTCTATAATATGTGTTCTTTGCATCAACTATCTACTCCACTATAGATaaagagagtcagagagaaggaaagagattGCAAAGACACTTATTAATAAGAGAAAGAAGACAGAGTGGCTAAGAtatcatctgaatttgaaatgCAAATGATGGAGCAGGTTATGCATGAGTGATATAAaagaagagagcaggagaaggggggaagaaaagaaaaaaatccaagcAACGAGCAGATTCTCACCTGAAGATTTGTTTCTCATGAGGCGAACCTCTCTTGGCTGAATCCCCTGCTCCTGAAGTTGTGCACGAATCTATGAAAACAGAGGCATTATTACCATTTAAgccaacaaacaacaacaacaccccCGCCTCATCAGACCACTGTAGAGACAAACTCTGGGACATGAACAAACCTCATTGGCTGTGGCATTGGGTGGAAGCATACGCAGCATTATGATGTTGCTGGGCCTCTGGTTATGGTCTAGATCTGCACGGTAGTCCTGGTCTCTCTGATCCAACTCTTCAAGGGACAGGTCAAGATCACTGCCCCCACAACCATGCTCCTCTGACCCATCTGGAAAAGCCTGCATAGAAGAGTCACAAATTAACAACAGatgtcaacaacaaaacaaaactctaGCAGGTCCATAAAGTGGATGAACTTTCTATAGCttaccctcctcttcatccccccACGAGAGAATCTGTCCTCGTCTCTCGCTCTTGCCGTATTATAATCCATTTCTTCAGAATGGGCACCACCACGACTCCAGTTGCATTCTTTACTACCCGAGTGAGGGCCACTGTTCTCTGGGAAGCCTCTTCCACCTTTCCCTCTGCCCTTTTGCTGCAGGCCAGTCTGTAGCTGCTCAAACTCCCGCCTGGAcccgtcctcctccctctggagCAAGGGAAGGGCTAGATCAGGCCGCAGCTGAGAGCAAGGGGGCCATGGGAGCCCCTTCCCCTCGTGAGCAGCGTCCCCTCGCCCATCTCCTCTCTTGTGGAACCCCGGGCGGTCCTGGAGACGCCCTGGTGGGAAGTCAGGGCCGCCCTGTGGTTGCTCGCCACGGCCATACGGTCCAGCTCCCTCTGCTCGGACATCATATCCTGCTCCtgcctcttcatcctcttgtcCATAGCCTCTGTAGTCCATATCCCGGAAGTTGTGGTCATTGTGGTTGTTGCCGTAGCGACCTATGCGGTCACCTCGTCCGCCCCTGTTGAACCAGTGAAGACGATGTGAGGGACTGGTCTGACACATGTTTGTCAGTAAGAAAGGGTGTGACGGTAAAGATTGTTTACTCACCTCCGCTCATAGTCCATGTCGGCCAACTGACTCTGGTCCCAGTCTCTGACCTCTTCTCTCTGGTTTCAAAGAGAATCAATGATCAGATTGACTGAGCATATTGATTGTGCACATACCTTGTCGCTTAGAAGTCACAAATGAAAGCTGCTTTAATGCAGGAAGTGCAGGTTGCATGGCAGAGACGTGCACTCACAGAGGCGGGTCCTGCAGCCTCCTACCTGTCACCAGGTTTGGTGCATttctggtgctgctgctgcagacttCCCTAACTTCGATGGAGTCTGTCGTCACCGCTTTCTGTGCGATTCACCACCGGCGACTGACAAGAGGCCCAGTGTCCCTGCGTCACTACCGGatatgaactgtgtgtgtgtgtgtgtgatcgagCTCAAACATACTATCCCCCAAAAAATGGTGTGATCAACAATGACGTATGGCGGTCATCTCTGTTAGCGCACATGCTAAACTAGGCTAACCCGGGGTTGGCTAGCTGCTTCCGTGCTGACTCGCGTCGTCACGACCGTCGGAGTGtttgtcaacaacaacaacaacaacgtgtGTGCGTGAGGTCAGATATACACTTACCAGCGTGACATGTAACCAGCGGCAGCTCTTTAAATGTCAGCAAGCAGCGCAGGTGAGAAGCCTGTTTGATTTCTCATGGATCCACAGTGTAAAATGGCCACAGCAGGACAACACTTCGGGTGGGCGGGACCTAAGTCTGACTCGGCTTTCTGATTGGTGCATGGACAGGCAACGCAACAATGTGGTCGCTGATTGGACGAGACGAGCAGGCCGGGCCTTCACTAGGAGCGCATGACAGATAGACTGAGGATgatgtgcatatatatatttggatgttgttgagatatctatgttttgttctctatcttatgaatatattttactatattttacctacatttatatcctgtgaatcaatattagctgtgtagtctatagaattaaaaatattacaactgtttttttaattagagtGATGTATAACTTCTGGACTCAGATACAGGGTCAGACAGAGAGCGCAACCATCTGAGTGTCAATCTGACTGCAAAGTGCAGCTTGGACAGAAGTGTGAGAAgtaaattcatcttgagatttgagataatgaaagcacaGATTCCTACAAAGGAGAGAGGATGTTCCAGGACTAACACAAAGAACCATTTCATAaattattatgagaaaaagatattaaatcctcctctaaagtctaatctgctgtgtctctccacTGTGAAAGACTCCCTGCTTGATAAGGGCACAATGGTGGGACACCTGGTGGAGTGGACCTTTCTATCACAGTGGtctgcttgcaaaaaactgcactttgagagacagtacacatctggccaattgctgagtgccctcaagaaaagaaccacctctgtgttgcactctgtgtcttttacaaatactgtggacttagaATAAGGGGGGCTTCgtctcgacatgatccagtgacctggtgacgtgtccggcagaaccccagagattctctgtaagtattgttcttatacaataaacgtattactgtgaaacttttgaacattgaaCTTGTCTAAATCATTACCTTTCCCATTTGAACCTCGAATCAAtgaacacgctgtctggtccggaTGGGACCGGGCTCAACAATGTGCATGTTGTAATGTTTCTGTTCATTTATCAGATctaaataaaactattaattttGTCCAGTCATTGTATATGTAACATGTAAATTAATGCTAGAAATAAAGGGCAATATTCttaattttaaaaatgaatgaatagatCAAAGAACAGAGACATCATACAACAGGAAACCCTAATACCGGCTTTATTTGGAAAAAGAGAAATCCAGAAATCCCAATATGTcacagtacaaaaaaaaaagctctagCAGCCCACCCCCCAAAACCTTCCAACCTCGCACCCCAAGCTTGACCttcaattaattaaatgaaataatactACGGTTACAATTTTATCATTTAACTGACATAAGCTGATAATAACAACGGGATTAAGTAGAATGATTAAAAAATACTAAGAAAAATTAGAGACATCAACAATAAAAAGTTATAGTACAATAATGACAATATCATAAAAGGGACGATGGGAGAGTTGAGTAAAAGGCAAACTTGAAATACACATCATTAAAATGTCCTGGCAAGGCCTTGTAAGACATACAGTACATAATGGACATTATAGTAATGAGATAACCCTATGGTCTATATGAAAGAATATTCAACTTATCGACTACACCACTCGTGATTTGACCCACTGATTAACACAATCAAGTGAATCTCTGGTATACACAAAAAGGTCCTAAGAACTCATAACATGTTTAATCTGATTGTGCCTCTAGCTATAGTACAATGTCTTCCAGTAAAGTGAAGGTTTCTAAATCACTCTGAGTAGCTGTTGATTCCATTACCCGCCAGAGCCAGTAAATGTGGTCATCAGGGGTAACTTTGGCATGGAAACAAGGGGTTaggtcagagacacagagggctTTTTCCATGCATACAGTACGTagacacatacagtatgttaaTACACACGcgcacaaatatacacacattcacCGCATGCAGACCTGCactggaaaaaacaaaccaCCATACAGctgcgcacgcacacaaacacacactgaagtccATGTGAGTAATTCAGTATGGGAAAATATCTTATACAATCTGGTTTAGGCATACCCCTGCATAGCGCCTGAGTCAGAAAATGGGCCTGAAGGAGCCAAGCCAATGAGGGGGAAAGCATTCACAAACCTGAGGACACTACAAATGACTTAATAACACCCCATCCAAGTTATGAATCCCTCCCCCTTAACTTACTCTTCATGACCGCTGCTCTCAAGGCACTACATGTAGGCGATACTGTGTAAAATCCACTTACACATGGTCTTAATTCAaaactttttatattaatgtctttttttttttaatcttctctctctcatgtccACATTATCTTTGGCCTGGTAAggaccttttttctctcttcattcCCATCATGGCACATTTCAACCCATTTACATCTACTCAACTTCAAatcaccccccacccaccccaccaccTGCCTTAGAGACTTCTAGATCTGAACATTTTTGATAGATGCAAGCAAAACGGCACATAACCTAATAGTATAGACAAAGGACCAATGTGTAGAAGCCTATCGATTCATTTCAGCCCTGCTTTAATTTGCTGAGGATAATTGGCAGATCAGAACTTGAGCATCTGCAAAACTTTTGTGGGCCCTCCCCGATATTCTCCCCCATGTCAAATCTCATTAGAAGccaccctctccctctgtgctcGAGGtcagctccctcctcttctccgaGAGCCTATAACAGAAGGCAGCTGGACTTCTTGCCACGTTTCTTGGCCTGCAGTGCTGCCCGAGTTGCCATCTCAAAGACCTCTCTCACACCATCTTTGGTTTTGGCAGAACACTCCTGGTAGCCATAGGCACTGATGCGGTTTGCCATCTCTTTTCCATCTTCAAGTTTAACTGGTTCCTAAAGACATACGTCAGAGAAGGGTtacattttttcaatatttacacAGGCAAATGTGTACATCCCCAGCATGCGCTGCACTGACCTGTTTCATTTTGGCAAGCTCTCGTCTGGTGTGCTCATCGTTGCGCAGATCTTTTTTATTGCCCACCAGGATGATGGGAACATTTGGACAGAAGTGTTTCACCTCAGGAGTCCACTTTTCTGGAATATTCTCTATAGTGAGTAGAGGAAAGGAGGGCAGTAATTAGCAACAGGTATCAATTTGACAATCGTAAGGTGTTCAATAACAAGTGGTGTGTGTTGTAAAGACAGTTACCTAAACTGTCAGGGCTGTCTACGGAGAAGCACATGAGGATAACATCAGTGTCAGGGTAGGAGAGAGGCCTCAGTCTGTCATAGTCTTCCTGTCCGGCTGTATCCCAAAGTGCTAGTTCGACCTGAAAAACAGTGATGTAAAGGACATTAGATAATTTAAGTCGCACAGCTATTAACCTGACCCATTTTATATGGTTCTTAGTCTTTATataggaagagagcagagaaTAACAAGGATGCAATTACTTCAGACATTATACACACCCAACCTTTAACTAAAGAAAAACAATCGTTAGCTACAGCCCACTATCGCATTATAATTCAGACGATAAACTTACAAACTCACAATATTATAAAAGGTTATTAAATGAAAAAGGGGCCGTGACTCAACATTAATCTCAGTACAGTTTAACTGCCAACTACTTTTTCTTAAATTTTGTCTTTAAATGTTAgaaaagagtaaagaaaaaggCCTGTTGTACTTTCCTATAGCTCAAATGTCTCTTTTCGAATGCAGTCCCAACCCCAAAGGCATTCAAAGCATAAGGCATGAGGC encodes:
- the rbm10 gene encoding RNA-binding protein 10; protein product: MDYERRGGRGDRIGRYGNNHNDHNFRDMDYRGYGQEDEEAGAGYDVRAEGAGPYGRGEQPQGGPDFPPGRLQDRPGFHKRGDGRGDAAHEGKGLPWPPCSQLRPDLALPLLQREEDGSRREFEQLQTGLQQKGRGKGGRGFPENSGPHSGSKECNWSRGGAHSEEMDYNTARARDEDRFSRGGMKRRAFPDGSEEHGCGGSDLDLSLEELDQRDQDYRADLDHNQRPSNIIMLRMLPPNATANEIRAQLQEQGIQPREVRLMRNKSSGQSRGFAFVEFNLIQEATRWMETNQGVLMILGQRVSMHFSDPKPRANEDWLCNKCGVQNFKRREKCFKCSVPKSEAELKLPQLPRDLPLGLQKDGAQGLLPLPVPYHSSGPTVAPGQAAQQADVANDTLILRNLGPHTSVEAILSALAPFATLSPSNIRLIKDKHTHLNRGFAFLQLSTIVEASQLLQILQALQPPLSIDGKAIVVEFAKGSKRDVFLTDGSRVSAATVASTAIAAAQWAVTQTAQNGSSGGQGVDTGVYQQGSAVTYNQDGHEYSGLDGATFKAQADARVPALLSVGASLVGTYSGGAAPAGISSEAVTLGSTLLRQSLSHSQTALSTTASANSATQVEIVGKPQPASHSQPATPGTEHELQQYPVPDVSTYQYDESSAYYYDPFTGLYYDPNSQYYFNPHSQHYMYWDGEKHTYIPAASPSNADGASMSEGMAPSDSLFASPGSKEKRDKPKSKTAQQIAKDMERWAKSLNRQKENMRSVTSSPAVGSTALPPGYTRAPGHSRVDDRRESASADAGYAVLEKKGALSERPQIFLDQIRQSTESSPPQQQGLVPAYSGETDSDEEGGEKDEKEGRLTDWVKLACLLCRRQFPSKEALIRHQQLSELHKQNLEQRRAQQESAGKERLADGSEPPDLKKRKFSPIDGITGTSLGARMLQGGVKKGFLLRNMQVE
- the LOC133004875 gene encoding rho-related GTP-binding protein RhoA-C-like gives rise to the protein MAAIRKKLVIVGDGACGKTCLLIVFSKDQFPEVYVPTVFENYVADIEVDGKQVELALWDTAGQEDYDRLRPLSYPDTDVILMCFSVDSPDSLENIPEKWTPEVKHFCPNVPIILVGNKKDLRNDEHTRRELAKMKQEPVKLEDGKEMANRISAYGYQECSAKTKDGVREVFEMATRAALQAKKRGKKSSCLLL